The window GTCTGTACCGAAGCTCCGAAAGGTTTCCATAACTTTTTAGCGCGTCAATGCACCATACTGGTCGATACCGGGCGTCCTAAACTTAAACGGATCGTTGCCGAAAATACCTACCAGCTAAATTTTATATTTTTCAGCATTTATCGGACAGAATTGTCTATAAGCCCGTTTTTGCCTGGTTATCGCTTTGGAACAGTCGGAGCTTTTCAAAATTTCTATATTTATCAAGCCGAAAAGCAGTAATCTACTGTCCATTTGACAACCCAATTGTCCAATTGTTAAGGATGTCCCTGCAATGAGGATAACCTTGTCACTTAGGCTACCTTAGTTTTTAATATAGGACTTACGCAACTGTCATACTTAAATCGACTTGTAGCCGAACGGTGCGTCAGACGAAGTTCTACAACGATTATCGAGGGTGGAAGGTTCTGACGCACCCTACCATACGTACCAGTTGCGTAAGTCCTGTAATATTAATCATAAAACTTGGCATAATTGGCTATTCAAAGAAATAGGCGCTTCGTATTCACTGAAACTTACTTTCTGTTGGCTCAGCTTTTCAAAATCTAACTCGGACAGTCCTGTATAAATTTCAGGAATTGAAATATCCCACTTTTCCCTAAATTTAACATAAGCCGACTGAACCATTTCCATTCTAGATTGGTGCTTTTGGCGGAAATCTACTTTTTCTGTAACTGATTCGTGCTTAACATGACCAGCACCTTCGTGATGCAGCCATGCACCTTTTGCACACACTAATTTGAATCCCGCTCGGCAGGCTCTGATGCCGTAATCTACATCTCCAAAGTAGCCAAAAAATCTGGTGTCTGCCACGCCTATCTTGTCGATCAGACTTCGTTTAATTAAGATAGCGTCTCCTGACAATAACTTATCTTGAACATAATCAAATCCGTGATATTTAGAAATATATGCGGAAAAATCTAGAATATCTTGGTATCCCCGCAGGGGAAAAGGCGGCAGACAGCGATGCTCTGGATGACTATCTGTATACTGTGAAGTCCCCCTGACAATACCAATTTCTTCTTCTAGAGCAGCTACGCTTAGGACAGTTTGTAGAAAGTATGGTGTCAGCATCATGTCGTTGCTAAGGAAAAAGATGAGACTACCTTTTGCCTCTGATAATCCACAGCTAAAAACGCCCGTATAATGCTGTCTATGGTTAAAACGAATTATCTTTACTGTTGAATTAGTAGACTTCCTGAAATTTAAGAACAGATCGACTATTTCTGACTCTGAATCAGAATTGTCATCAATTAAAATAAATTCTTTTTGGCCGGGGATAGACTGAAGCGTAAAATTGACTGATGTTAAACAATTATAAGTGAGGGATTTACTATTGCGAGCGGGAATAATGACAGAAAGCATCAGGTAACCTCTATTACAGCCGAAAATATGCTGGGTTTGTTGTTAAAATAAGATACCACAAAAAAAGCAAGGTGGAAAGTGAGATTTCTTAATTGGTGGTATATTTAATGACAATTATCATTTGCTCTGGCCATGACCTACTGTGTCATCCCTGAATGCTACAACCCCCAAGCCCCAAACAATGCTCGATTTTGCCTGAGTTGTGGCTCGCATTTGTTGCTCCAAAACCGATATCGCCCGTTGCAACCTATTGGCAAAGGGGGATTTGGCAGAACCTTTTTAGCTGTTGATGAAGACGATCCTTCCAAGTTGCGCTGCGTAATCAAGCAACTCTACATGGTGGGTCAAAACACTTTGGTTGTGAAAAAAGCGACGCAACTATTTCTGCAAGAAGCGGTGCGTCTAAAAGAGTTGGGCAAGCATCCCCAAATTCCGGCGCTACTTGCCCATTTTGAACAGCAAAAGCGACTTTATCTGATACAGGAATTTATAGACGGGCAGACATTACAACAAGAGTTGCGGCAAAAAGGGGTTTTTAACGAAACGCAGATTTGGGAACTGTTGGGGGATTTGCTGCCGGTGCTGAAGTTTGTCCACGACAATAAGGTGCTGCACCGGGATATCAAACCAGCAAATATTATGCGAAGAACGATCGATCGCAAACTCGTTTTGATCGATTTTGGTGTTGCTAAACAGATTACCGATAGCGCCTTGTTTCGCACTGGTACTACGGTGGGTAGCCCAGAATATATGGCTCCGGAACAATTGAAGGGCAAAGCTTTACCTGCTAGCGATCTTTACAGTTTGGGCGTCACCTGCATTAACTTGCTGACTGGGGTTCCTCCCTTGGATTTGTTCGATCTCGTGGATAATCGCTGGGTGTGGCGAGATTTTTTACCTAGCGGTACGCAAATGAGCGATCGCATGGGTCGAATTCTCGATAAACTGCTCAAAACGGCGGTTAGTCATCGCTATCAATCTGTTGGTGAAGTTTTGCAGGCAATAGCGGCACCTATTCCGTCTCTCCAAGTGCAAACACCCGCACCCAATCGCGTAAACTTTTTTACCAAACTATTACATCCCCAAGCTGCTAAACCGTCGGGGGGAAATCTAATTTCAGAAGCGGGGGTTAATTATGGCAAATTGCAGCATTTTCTCGCTGTCGGTAAATGGGAACAGGCAGATAAGGAAACTTGGGCCTTGATTTGTCAGGTATTGGGCAAGTCACCCAGCAGTTTCGTGCAGTGCGGCGATATTGAGAAGTTGCCTTGTGAGGATTTAGAGATAATTGACCGATTGTGGGTAAAGTACAGCAAAGGGAGCTTTGGTTTGAGCGTGCAAAAGCAAATTTTTGAGCTTGTTGAGGAAGATTACGCTAAATTTTGCGATCGCATTGGGTGGCCGTCCCACGACGTTCGCACTCCTTACTTAAAATTTACTTTATCAGCCCCCTTGGGACACCTGCCCTCGCGCAGTTGGGTTGGTGGATATCAGTGGTGGCGTCACGCCGCTATCATGGCGTCCAAATTAGCCCAGTGTCAAATTGCTTGAAATTAATATTGCTGGTTTGCTGATTCTTAACAAAATTTTTATTTGTTTGCTTACTGTGAATCCCTCTCAACTTGCTACCAGGCACAGCTATTCAGAATAGTGTTAGTTAATAGCTTGTTGAATCTCTGGCTTAACCTGTCATTAATTATTGAGAATAACTGTTATTAACTGGAAAACTATATATTGACTCACAAGGTAATAGTGATAGATTTACAGTAGATGCAACCGAGTCTCGTAAGAAAAAGAGAGGAAAACCATGACTCAAGCTCAAGGTTTGTTACGGTCTGCCGATCGGGTGTATGACAATGCAGTTTTGTTCGAGCAATCTGTAACTACACCGATCTGCGAAGGCTTCAACATTGCACTGGCTAGTTTTCAGGCGCTGTACCTGCAATACCAGAAGCATCATTTTGTAGTTGAAGGTGCCGAATTTTACTCGCTGCACAAGTTCTTTGAAGACAGCTACGAAGAAGTACAGGGGCACGTGCATGAAATTGGCGAACGCTTGAATGGATTGGGAGGCGTTCCGGCAGCTAGTTTCACGAAATTGGCCGAGCTGTGCTGTTTCACTCCAGAAGCGGATGGCGTCTATACTTGCACAGAGATGGTGCAACACGATCTGGAAGCAGAACAAGCCATCATCAAGCTGATCCGCAGTCAAGCGGCACAAGCAGAAAGTTTAGGCGATCGGGCCACTCGTTATCTGTACGAAAAAATCCTCTACGAAACTGAAGATAGAGCATTTCATCTCGCTCACTTCCTCGCCCATGATAGCCTCACATTGGGCTTTGTCCAAGCTCGTAACGGCAACTAGCTGATATGTCCGCTAGCCCAATGGTTAGGGAAGCATTTGCACTAATTGCCGAACCTTAACTATTGCCAAACTGGGTGCCACCTGGCACTTTTTTTATGGGCACTTTCCGCTGATTTTATACGTAGACAATACTTATGGCAAAATTACCTGAACCAACCACAACAATAATTTTTGAATTAGAGCGACGGATGTGGGATATCATCTATTATACAACATCAGCCAAATTAAATATATTCGATCGATTTGGCGAGACAGAGGAAACAATTGACCAACTAGAGGAACTCGATAATATTGTCCGAAATACAAACGCTGTATCCTCTCGATTTACCACGCTCCTGTTAAAAATAGCTCAAACTCAGCCAACGCTTAGTTCTGAGATTTTCAATTTAGTGGAACAAATAATAGAACAGGCAGAGGAGATTATATTTGTCACAGAAGGAAGCGTTCAAGAAATTATCAGAAATTGGAACTTACCATGAACAACGATCGAAAATGTAGATGCCGAAACAAGAGTGCAAAGATAATCTAATATCCTGTCCGGTAGCATCGGGTACCTAAAAAATTACCACTCTTATCTGCGTTCATCTGCGTTCATCTGTCTTCATCTGCGGTTAAATTTAACCAATGATTCCTACAGACAATGCCGATGTAACCGGATATGATATAACTAGGAAATTAAATGACGCGACAGAATAACTAAATTATCCTCGTGACTAGGTTCAACCCGATCACAAAATTACTGAGGCTCTGCCTCTTGTTAAATCTAATGCTATATATTTAAGTTAATCTAACTTGGGTAATTAGATGACGCGACAGCTTCACGACCAATTTGCTAAACAATATCTGGAAGAATTATTAGCACCTTTGGGACAGGTGGAAACGAGTCGGGATGTATCGCCGGAAATCCGTCAGGTGGATGTTTGGTTTGTACCAGCAGCGTCGCCTTCGACAG of the Argonema galeatum A003/A1 genome contains:
- a CDS encoding DUF4359 domain-containing protein, with amino-acid sequence MKSLNILKSVGILALAGLGLSMALGNPSQSDYEEYALAQLTVYLKNNVCTEAPKGFHNFLARQCTILVDTGRPKLKRIVAENTYQLNFIFFSIYRTELSISPFLPGYRFGTVGAFQNFYIYQAEKQ
- a CDS encoding glycosyltransferase family 2 protein yields the protein MLSVIIPARNSKSLTYNCLTSVNFTLQSIPGQKEFILIDDNSDSESEIVDLFLNFRKSTNSTVKIIRFNHRQHYTGVFSCGLSEAKGSLIFFLSNDMMLTPYFLQTVLSVAALEEEIGIVRGTSQYTDSHPEHRCLPPFPLRGYQDILDFSAYISKYHGFDYVQDKLLSGDAILIKRSLIDKIGVADTRFFGYFGDVDYGIRACRAGFKLVCAKGAWLHHEGAGHVKHESVTEKVDFRQKHQSRMEMVQSAYVKFREKWDISIPEIYTGLSELDFEKLSQQKVSFSEYEAPISLNSQLCQVL
- a CDS encoding serine/threonine-protein kinase; amino-acid sequence: MTYCVIPECYNPQAPNNARFCLSCGSHLLLQNRYRPLQPIGKGGFGRTFLAVDEDDPSKLRCVIKQLYMVGQNTLVVKKATQLFLQEAVRLKELGKHPQIPALLAHFEQQKRLYLIQEFIDGQTLQQELRQKGVFNETQIWELLGDLLPVLKFVHDNKVLHRDIKPANIMRRTIDRKLVLIDFGVAKQITDSALFRTGTTVGSPEYMAPEQLKGKALPASDLYSLGVTCINLLTGVPPLDLFDLVDNRWVWRDFLPSGTQMSDRMGRILDKLLKTAVSHRYQSVGEVLQAIAAPIPSLQVQTPAPNRVNFFTKLLHPQAAKPSGGNLISEAGVNYGKLQHFLAVGKWEQADKETWALICQVLGKSPSSFVQCGDIEKLPCEDLEIIDRLWVKYSKGSFGLSVQKQIFELVEEDYAKFCDRIGWPSHDVRTPYLKFTLSAPLGHLPSRSWVGGYQWWRHAAIMASKLAQCQIA
- a CDS encoding Dps family protein → MTQAQGLLRSADRVYDNAVLFEQSVTTPICEGFNIALASFQALYLQYQKHHFVVEGAEFYSLHKFFEDSYEEVQGHVHEIGERLNGLGGVPAASFTKLAELCCFTPEADGVYTCTEMVQHDLEAEQAIIKLIRSQAAQAESLGDRATRYLYEKILYETEDRAFHLAHFLAHDSLTLGFVQARNGN